Proteins encoded within one genomic window of Pseudorasbora parva isolate DD20220531a chromosome 3, ASM2467924v1, whole genome shotgun sequence:
- the ube3b gene encoding ubiquitin-protein ligase E3B, which produces MFTATQTSKSQFLDKARIAREERKGYKEKERAATQIQALVRRFICRCRLQREIRKEVDDYIAVSDAGSTKRNALSIFKIARKLLFILSKEDKTRFEKLCRIILSSMDVENEPKVWYVSLALSKDLTIPWLKQVKDVLWVSCEFLKKLKPDILQDNKLVTLYLTMLITFTDTSTWKIIRGKGEALKPALNRICENIMGHLNQKGFYSVLQILLTNGLARSRPSLSKGTLTAVFTLSLRPVVAAHFSDNLLRSFLLHIMSVPAFISHLNTLTPDCMVTMQTHDLFRKFVLFLSREEQCLDICVCLEGSHTLCLLGNLIQLGYFNVKVLEQEAGHFVKDLTDMLSYCQRYVSQKKSNLTHWHPVLGWFSQTVDYGLNESMPLVTKQLQCLWGVPVICTLFCDVLSKKLETQDPTPPPPLQQSSLQNNLPVKNLFKRAFQKSASVRNILKPVGGKRVDSAEVQKVCSICVLYQTALTTLTQIRLQILTGLTYLDELLPKLWAFICELGPQGGLRLFMECLNNDTEESKQLLAMLMLFCDCSRHLITILDDIEVYEEQISFKIEELVTISLFLNTFVYKMIWDGILENAKGEKLDLFHSVHGWLMVLYERDCRRRFTPEDHWLRKDLKPSLLFQELEKGKKRAQLLLQYIPHVIPHKNRVLLFRNIVTKEKETLGLVETSSASPHVTHITIRRSRMLEDGYDQLRRLPVNSIKGVIRVKFVNDLGVDEAGIDQDGVFKEFLEEIIKKVFNPALNLFKTTSGNERLYPSPTSSIHENHLQLFEFVGKMLGKAMYEGIVVDVPFASFFLSQVLGHHHSTFYSSIDELPSLDSEFYKNLTSIKRYDGDVSDLGLTLSYDEEVMGQLVCHELIPGGKTMPVTNENKISYIHLMAHFRMHTQIKEQTAAFIRGFRSIINPEWLHMFSTPEVQRLISGDNAEIDLDDLKKHTVYYGGFHSSHRVILWLWDILSSDFSPEERAMFLKFVTSCSRPPLLGFAYLKPPFSIRCVEVSDDQDTGDTLGSVLRGFFTIRKKEPGGRLPTSSTCFNLLKLPNYSKKSILRDKLRYAISMNTGFELS; this is translated from the exons ATGTTCACCGCTACCCAAACGTCCAAATCCCAGTTTCTGGATAAAGCCAGGATAGCACGGGAGGAACGGAAGGGTTAtaaggagaaagagagagctgCCACACAAATCCAGGCTCTGGTCAGAAGGTTCATCTGCCGTTGCAGGTTGCAAAGAGAAATCAG GAAAGAGGTTGATGATTACATTGCAGTCAGCGATGCAGGGTCAACAAAAAGAAATGCATTATCCATCTTTAAAATTGCTAGAAAGTTGTTATTTATATTGAGCAAGGAAGATAAGACG AGATTTGAGAAGTTATGTAGAATCATACTAAGTAGCATGGATGTTGAGAATGAACCTAAA GTATGGTATGTATCTCTGGCCCTTTCAAAAGATCTTACCATCCCCTGGCTGAAACAGGTCAAAGATGTTCTTTGGGTCTCGTGTGAATTCCTGAAAAAACTGAAG CCTGACATACTGCAAGATAATAAATTGGTGACGCTGTACCTGACAATGCTGATAACATTCACTGACACATCAACATGGAAAATCATTCGAGGAAAGG GTGAGGCCCTCAAGCCTGCTTTAAACAGGATTTGTGAGAACATAATGGGACATCTCAATCAGAAGGGCTTCTACTCTGTTCTTCAG ATTCTGCTTACAAATGGACTGGCAAGATCCAGACCTTCCCTTTCCAAAGGAACCCTCACGGCTGTTTTTACGCTGTCACTCAG GCCAGTTGTTGCTGCACATTTCTCAGACAACCTGCTGAGGTCATTCCTCCTCCACATCATGTCTGTTCCAGCGTTCATCTCGCACCTCAACACACTTACTCCAGAT TGTATGGTCACCATGCAGACCCATGACCTCTTTCGCaagtttgtcttgtttttaagCCGAGAGGAGCAGTGTttggatatctgtgtgtgtctggAGGGAAGCCACACTCTGTGCTTACTAG GTAACCTCATTCAGCTGGGATACTTTAATGTAAAAGTTCTAGAGCAGGAAGCAGGACACTTTGTCAAGGATCTGACGGATATGTTGTCATACTGTCAGAGATATGTGTCTCAGAAGAAATCCAATCTCACACACTGGCACCCGGTGTTGGGCTGGTTCTCCCAGACTGTTGACTATGG GCTTAATGAGTCTATGCCATTGGTAACAAAGCAGTTACAGTGTTTGTGGGGAGTTCCAGTGATCTGCACTCTCTTCTGTGACGTTCTCAGCAAAAAGCTAGAAACTCAAGatcccaccccaccaccccctCTTCAGCAAAGCTCATTACAGAATAACCTGCCTGTCAAAA ATCTGTTCAAGAGAGCGTTCCAAAAGTCTGCGTCTGTTCGGAACATCTTGAAACCGGTTGGGGGGAAGCGTGTGGATTCAGCCGAGGTCCAGAAAGTGTGCAGCATTTGTGTGTTGTATCAGACAGCCCTCACCACACTCACCCAAATCCGCCTGCAGATTCTCACAG GACTGACGTATCTGGATGAACTGCTGCCTAAGCTGTGGGCATTTATCTGTGAGCTTGGCCCTCAGGGTGGACTACGACTCTTTATGGAGTGTCTCAATAATGACACAGAAGAGTCCAAACAGCTCCTGGCCATGCTGATGCTCTTCTGTGACTGCTCCAGACATCTCATCAC GATTCTGGATGACATAGAGGTATATGAGGAAcagatttcttttaaaattgAAGAGCTTGTCACCATCTCCTTGTTTCTCAACACATTTGTGTACAAGATGATCTGGGATGGTATTTTAG AGAATGCCAAAGGGGAGAAGCTGGACTTATTTCACAGTGTTCACGGCTGGCTGATGGTTCTGTATGAGCGGGACTGTCGAAGGAGATTCACGCCTGAAGATCACTGGCTCCGCAA AGACCTGAAGCCCAGCCTGTTGTTCCAGGAGCTGGAGAAAGGCAAAAAAAGAGCACAGCTGCTACTTCAGTACATTCCTCATGTCATCCCACACAAAAAT AGAGTGCTGCTGTTCCGGAACATTGtgacaaaagagaaagagaCTCTAGGATTGGTGGAAACAAGCTCCGCCTCTCCCCACGTGACTCATATAACCATTAGACGCTCGCGCATGCTGGAG GATGGTTATGATCAGCTGCGGCGTCTACCAGTAAATTCCATTAAGGGAGTGATCCGCGTGAAGTTTGTGAATGATTTAGGAGTGGATGAGGCTGGAATTGACCAGGATGGTGTGTTTAAAGAGTTTTTAGAAGAGATAATCAAGAAGGTTTTCAACCCAGCGCTCAATTTGTTTAAG ACCACCAGTGGGAATGAGAGATTATACCCCTCCCCAACCTCCAGCATCCACGAGAACCACCTTCAGTTGTTTGAATTTGTTGGAAAGATGCTGGGAAAGGCCATGTATGAAGGCATTGTGGTGGACGTGCCTTTTGCCTCTTTCTTCCTCAGTCAGGTTCTAGGTCACCATCACAGCACCTTCTACAGCTCCATAGATGAGCTGCCCTCCCTTGACTCAGAGTTCTACAAAAACCTTACCTCTATCAAG CGTTATGATGGGGATGTCAGTGATTTGGGTCTGACTTTATCTTATGATGAAGAGGTTATGGGGCAG TTAGTCTGTCATGAGCTAATTCCTGGTGGAAAGACTATGCCTGTCACTAATGAAAACAA GATCAGCTACATCCACCTGATGGCCCACTTCCGCATGCACACTCAGATCAAGGAGCAGACCGCAGCATTCATCAGGGGCTTCCGCAGCATCATCAACCCAGAGTGGCTGCACATGTTCTCCACCCCTGAGGTCCAGAGGCTCATCTCTGGAGACAACGCTGAAATAGACTTGGATGATCTCAA GAAGCACACTGTGTACTATGGAGGCTTCCATAGCAGCCACAGAGTCATTCTTTGGCTGTGGGACATTCTCTCCAGTGACTTCTCCCCTGAGGAGAGAGCCATGTTCCTCAAG TTTGTCACCAGCTGCTCAAGACCTCCTCTACTCGGTTTTGCCTACCTCAAGCCCCCTTTCTCCATCCGCTGTGTGGAAGTATCTGACGATCAG GACACAGGTGACACTTTAGGCAGTGTTCTCCGTGGATTTTTCACCATCCGTAAGAAGGAGCCAGGCGGTCGCCTCCCTACATCATCCACTTGTTTCAACCTGCTCAAGCTTCCCAACTACAGCAAGAAGAGCATCCTCAGAGACAAACTCCGCTACGCAATCAGCATGAATACTGGCTTTGAGCTTTCATAA
- the kctd10 gene encoding BTB/POZ domain-containing adapter for CUL3-mediated RhoA degradation protein 3 yields the protein MEEMSGESVVSSAVPAATTRTTSFKGSSPSSKYVKLNVGGALYYTTMQTLTKQDTMLKAMFSGRMEVLTDSEGWILIDRCGKHFGTILNYLRDGVVPLPESRRETEELLAEAKYYLVQGLVDECQAALQNKDAYEPFCKVPLVTSSKEEQRLIATANKPTVKLLYNRSNNKYSYTSNSDDNMLKNIELFDKLSLRFNGRVLFIKDVIGDEICCWSFYGQGRKIAEVCCTSIVYATEKKQTKVEFPEARIYEETLNILLYESQDGRGPDNALLEATGGAAGRSHHIDEDEERERIERVRRIHIKRPDDRTHHHQ from the exons ATG GAAGAGATGTCAGGAGAAAGTGTGGTGAGCTCGGCTGTGCCGGCAGCTACAACACGGACCACCTCCTTTAAGGGGTCCAGTCCTAGTTCCAAATACGTAAAGCTTAATGTCGGGGGAGCACTGTACTACACCACCATGCAGACTCTGACCAAGCAGGACACCATGCTGAAGGCCATGTTCAGTGGCCGTATGGAGGTCCTCACGGATAGTGAAG GCTGGATTCTGATTGATAGGTGTGGGAAACACTTTGGGACCATCTTAAACTACCTCAGGGACGGAGTCGTCCCATTACCTGAGAGCCGAAGGGAGACGGAGGAGTTACTGGCAGAGGCAAAATATTACCTGGTGCAGGGCCTGGTGGATGAGTGTCAGGCAGCATTACAG AACAAAGATGCGTATGAACCATTCTGTAAAGTTCCACTGGTGACATCATCTAAGGAGGAACAGAGGTTAATTGCCACTGCTAATAAG CCTACAGTCAAACTGCTGTACAACAGGAGCAACAATAAATATTCATATACGAG CAACTCTGATGACAACATGTTGAAGAACATAGAGCTGTTTGACAAGCTGTCTCTGAGGTTCAATGGCAGAGTGCTCTTCATCAAGGATGTGATTGGCGATGAGATTTGTTGCTGGTCTTTTTATGGCCAGGGCAGGAAGATTGCAGAGGTGTGCTGCACCTCAATAGTCTATGCTACTGAGAAGAAGCAGACAAAG GTTGAGTTCCCAGAGGCTCGCATCTATGAAGAAACCCTCAACATCTTGCTCTACGAGTCTCAAGATGGCCGCGGACCAGACAATGCACTGCTGGAGGCCACAGGGGGCGCTGCAGGTCGTTCCCACCACATCGACGAGGATGAAGAGAGGGAACGAATTGAAAGAGTGCGAAGGATCCATATCAAGAGGCCCGATGACCGCACTCACCACCACCAGTGA
- the myo1ha gene encoding LOW QUALITY PROTEIN: unconventional myosin-Ih (The sequence of the model RefSeq protein was modified relative to this genomic sequence to represent the inferred CDS: deleted 2 bases in 1 codon), with translation MTQSYRLGQCKQIALSWSVLCLSDWQKGKVKLGQLDLEGALIARDRVGIQDFVLLDAHNSETAFLDNLKKRFTEDLIYTYIGTLLISVNPYKELDIYNKKQMDLYMGVNFFELPPHIYALADNAYHTMLSEANNHFILISGESGAGKTEASKKILQYYAVSCPSSTLLDTVRDRMLMSNPVLEAFGNAKTMKNYNSSRFGKYMDIQFDSQGDAVGGHILSYLLEKSRVVHQNHGERNFHIFYQLVEGGDEDLLRHLGLEKDTKHYSYLVQGESSNVSSINDKNDWKTVKNALSIIDFDANDIEHLFGIIASVLHLGNVHFDGDTKGYATLNSNAALRWVSKLLGVHVQVLHEVLTFRKIEAKSEEVLSPFTVDHAIYARDALAKAIYGRAFTWLVNRINESLENKDSNRKTVIGLLDIYGFEVFTVNSFEQFCINYCNEKLQQLFIQLTLKSEQEEYEAEGIGWEPVQFFNNKIICDLVEEKHRGIISVLDDECVRPGDATDLTFLEKLEEKMGNHPHFVTHKLADKKTRKSLERGDFRLLHYAGEVTYCVVGFIDKNNDLLYKNIKDVMRLSKNPIIQQCFPATEGDSRRRPETVATQFKNSLLQLTEILTAKEAWYVRCLKSNDNKQPGKFDEVLVRHQVKYLGLMEHLRVRRAGFAYRRRYEVFLQRYKALCPATWPHWRGIPADGVETLVQHLGYQPDEYKMGRTKIFIRYAKTLFAIEDAFEICKHNLATRIQAKYKGYRAKGEFRKQKEAATKIETCWRGVQARKEKDRRAWAVKVIKKFIKGYMTRRDAKTTDNSEYLAFVRQSYLNRLKVNLPKTVLDKTTWLTPPPVMTETSEILRQLHTRMMVRKYVRGITPQKKAQLQQKVVTSAIFKGKKDSYPPSIAAPFVDTRINEQDIDTRVLQTIRHERIKYSVPVVKYDRNGFKPRQRQLVLTQAAVYLVEEAKIKQRVDYVSLKGASVSNLGDSVMILHVAFNDPKQKGDLVLQCDHLFEALTKLAMIANKQNNIKVVQGSIKFEIQTGKESGVDFSTGQDPMIYKGKNGHLMVVAPRIKSR, from the exons ATGACACAATCCTATAGACTTGGTCAATGTAAACAAATTGCATTG TCATGGTCAGTGTTGTGCTTGTCTGATTGGCAGAAAGGAAAGGTTAAACTGGGTCAGTTGGACTTGGAGGGAGCCCTGATTGCCAGAGACCGAGTTGGCATCCAGGACTTTGTGCTTCTTGACGCCCACAACAGTGAAACAGCCTTCCTGGACAATCTGAAAAAACGTTTCACAGAGGACTTGATATAC ACTTACATAGGTACTCTGCTGATATCCGTAAACCCATACAAAGAGTTGGACATCTATAACAAGAAACAAATGGACCTCTACATGGGAGTGAACTTTTTTGAGCTGCCCCCTCATAT TTATGCATTAGCAGATAATGCTTACCACACCATGTTATCAGAAGCCAACAaccactttattttgatatctGGGGAGAGCGGAGCAGGCAAAACTGAGGCCTCCAAGAAGATCTTGCAGTACTATGCAGTCAGCTGCCCTAGTTCCACCTTACTCGACACTGTGAGAGACCGTATGCTTATGTCCAACCCTGTACTAGAG GCCTTTGGAAATGCAAAGACgatgaaaaattacaactcCAGCCGTTTTGGGAAGTATATGGACATCCAGTTTGATAGTCAG GGAGATGCTGTTGGTGGCCACATACTCAGCTACCTGCTGGAAAAGTCTAGAGTGGTTCACCAAAACCATGGTGAGagaaactttcatatattttaccaGCTGGTGGAGGGAGGAGATGAAGACCTACTGAGGCACCTGGGTTTGGAGAAGGACACTAAACATTATAGTTATTTAGTGCAG GGAGAATCTTCCAATGTGAGCTCTATTAATGACAAGAACGACTGGAAAACGGTTAAAAATGCATTATCGATCATTGACTTTGATGCTAACGACATTGAG CACCTCTTTGGGATCATAGCTAGTGTGCTCCATCTAGGAAATGTGCACTTTGATGGAGACACCAAAGGTTATGCTACTCTAAACTCTAATGCAGCTCTGAGATGGGTATCCAAG CTGTTAGGGGTCCATGTTCAGGTCCTTCATGAAGTGCTTACGTTCAGAAAGATTGAAGCCAAATCAGaggag GTCTTGAGTCCGTTCACTGTTGATCATGCTATCTATGCCAGAGATGCCCTGGCCAAAGCCATCTATGGCCGTGCCTTCACATGGCTGGTCAACCGAATCAACGAGTCATTGGAGAATAAA gattctaACAGGAAGACAGTCATTGGATTGTTAGACATCTATGGATTTGAGGTATTCACTGTCAACAG TTTTGAACAGTTTTGTATAAACTACTGTAATGAGAAGCTACAGCAGCTCTTCATTCAACTGACGCTGAAGTCTGAACAGGAGGAATATGAAGCTGAAGGAATTGGG TGGGAACCGGTGCAGTTTTTCAACAATAAAATCATCTGTGACCTGGTGGAGGAGAAGCACAGAGGAATCATCTCTGTGCTG GATGATGAGTGTGTAAGGCCAGGTGATGCTACAGATCTCACTTTTCTTGAGAAACTTGAAGAGAAAATGGGCAATCATCCCCACTTTGTAAC GCATAAACTGGCTGATAAGAAGACCCGTAAGTCTCTGGAGAGAGGAGATTTTCGTCTTCTTCATTATGCAGGGGAGGTGACCTACTGCGTTGTGG GGTTTATTGACAAAAACAATGACCTTTTGTACAAGAACATCAAAGAC GTGATGCGCCTGTCAAAGAACCCAATAATACAGCAGTGCTTTCCAGCCACTGAGGGAGACAGCAGGAGAAGACCTGAGACA GTGGCCACTCAGTTCAAGAACAGTCTTCTGCAGCTGACGGAGATTCTGACCGCAAAAGAAGCATGGTACGTGCGCTGCCTCAAGTCCAATGACAATAAACAACCAG GCAAGTTTGATGAAGTTCTGGTCAGGCACCAGGTGAAATATCTGGGGTTAATGGAGCACCTGAGGGTCAGACGAGCTGGATTTGCATATCGACGTAGATATGAGGTTTTTCTACAGAG GTATAAAGCACTTTGTCCTGCCACTTGGCCCCACTGGAGAGGTATACCTGCAGATGGAGTGGAAACCCTGGTGCAACATCTAGGCTACCAGCCTGATGAGTATAAAATGGGCAG GACAAAGATATTTATACGATATGCCAAGACACTTTTTGCCATAGAAGATGCCTTTGAAATCTGCAAACATAACCTGG CTACAAGAATACAGGCCAAATACAAAGGCTACAGAGCCAAAGGAGAGTTTCGAAAACAGAAAGAGGCTG CTACAAAAATTGAGACATGTTGGAGAGGAGTGCAGGCACGCAAAGAGAAAGACCGCAGAGCCTGGGCTGTCAAAGTCATTAAAAA GTTTATTAAGGGCTATATGACCAGACGTGATGCTAAAACTACTGACAACTCTGAATACCTGGCCTTCGTCCGACAGAGCTACCTGAATAGACTCAAAGTCAACTTACCAAAAACTGTCCTGGACAAGACCACATGGCTGACACCTCCCCCAGTTATGACAGAG ACCTCAGAGATTCTGCGACAGCTGCACACGCGTATGATGGTGAGGAAGTATGTGCGGGGAATTACGCCACAGAAAAAAGCACAG CTGCAACAAAAAGTAGTAACCAGTGCCATCTTTAAAGGAAAGAAGGATAGCTATCCTCCAAGCATCGCTGCTCCTTTTGTGGACACTAGAATCA ATGAACAAGATATTGATACGAGGGTTCTTCAGACTATACGACATGAACGTATCAAG TACAGTGTTCCTGTGGTGAAGTATGACAGGAATGGATTTAAACCCAGACAAAGGCAACTTGTTCTCACTCAGGCTGCTGTATATCTGGTAGAAGAGGCTAAAATCAAACAGAGAGTGGACTACGTTTCTCTAAAAG GTGCTTCTGTCAGTAATCTGGGTGACTCGGTTATGATCCTTCATGTGGCTTttaatgatccaaaacaaaag GGGGACTTGGTACTTCAATGTGACCACCTGTTTGAAGCTTTGACCAAACTGGCTATGATTGCAAACAAGCAGAATAACATCAAGGTTGTTCAGGGAAG CATAAAGTTTGAGATCCAGACAGGAAAGGAGAGCGGGGTAGACTTCAGCACCGGCCAGGATCCaatgatttataaaggaaaAAATGGTCATCTGATGGTG GTGGCTCCACGGATCAAGTCTCGATGA